From Oryza brachyantha chromosome 9, ObraRS2, whole genome shotgun sequence, a single genomic window includes:
- the LOC102702132 gene encoding NAC domain-containing protein 71-like, producing the protein MVKVQASCEGEGICKRGAKVGHPIDRNLVGGMTMSTVPTTVPSTPAAAMKNLLIRGLAAAAAGKGRSSSAEEARCLCAKPPAPEKTRKLQRPCRQSPTSSLMAPVGLPPGFRFHPTDEELVNYYLKRKIHGLKIELDIIPEVDLYKCEPWELAEKSFLPSRDPEWYFFGPRDRKYPNGFRTNRATRAGYWKSTGKDRRVVHQHGGRSIGMKKTLVYYRGRAPQGVRTDWVMHEYRLDDKDCEDTMPIQDTYALCRVFKKNAICSEVEELQGQCSMALLEGACQQLLASGGQEQYETPSPDVPVGSTSGADAEDDPDKDDSWMQFISDDAWCSSTADGAEESTSCVALAG; encoded by the exons atggtAAAGGTTCAAGCTTCTTGTGAGGGTGAGGGAATCTGCAAAAGAGGGGCTAAAGTTGGCCATCCGATCGACCGAAATCTTGTGGGAGGGATGACTATGTCGACCGTCCCTACCACTGTGCCTTCTACCCCAGCAGCTGCCATGAAAAACCTACTTATAAGGGGgttggcagcagcagcagctgggaaaggccgcagcagcagcgcagAAGAAGCAAGGTGTCTTTGTGCaaagccgccggcgccggagaagacCCGCAAGCTGCAGAGGCCGTGTCGGCAGTCGCCGACATCGTCGCTCATGGCGCCGGTGGGGCTCCCACCGGGATTCCGGTTCCACCCGACCGACGAGGAGCTGGTGAACTACTACCTCAAGAGGAAGATCCACGGGCTCAAGATCGAGCTCGACATCATCCCGGAAGTAGACCTCTACAAGTGCGAGCCATGGGAGCTCGCAG AAAAGTCGTTCTTACCGAGCAGGGACCCGGAGTGGTATTTCTTCGGGCCACGGGACAGGAAGTACCCGAACGGGTTCAGGACgaaccgggcgacgagggccgggtACTGGAAGTCGACGGGGAAGGACCGGCGGGTGGTGCACCAGCACGGCGGCCGCTCCATCGGCATGAAGAAGACGCTCGTCTACTaccgcggccgcgcgccgcAGGGCGTCCGCACCGACTGGGTCATGCACGAGTACCGCCTCGACGACAAGGACTGCGAGGACACCATGCCCATCCAG GACACTTACGCGCTATGCCGAGTCTTCAAGAAGAACGCGATCTGCAGCGAGGTGGAGGAGCTGCAGGGCCAATGCAGCATGGCGTTGCTGGAGGGTGCCTGCCAGCAGCTGCTCGCCAGCGGCGGCCAGGAGCAGTACGAGacaccgtcgccggacgtgccTGTCGGTTCGAcctccggcgccgacgccgaggacgATCCCGACAAGGACGACTCTTGGATGCAGTTCATCTCCGACGATGCCTGGTGCTCCAGCACCGCCGACGGTGCCGAGGAGAGCACCTCCTGCGTCGCCCTCGCTGGCTGA
- the LOC102717926 gene encoding NAC domain-containing protein 86-like, whose translation MAPVGLPPGFRFHPTDEELVNYYLKRKVHGLSIDLDIIPEVDLYKCEPWELAEKSFLPSKDSEWYFFGPRDRKYPNGCRTNRATRAGYWKSTGKDRRINYQSRSIGMKKTLVYYKGRAPQGIRTSWVMHEYRIEESECENAMGNQDSYALCRIFKKNVILGEFGKQGECSSSQAKGNQEQVKDLGDAGQSSGATENDKDNSWMQFIAEDLWCTNKLK comes from the exons ATGGCGCCGGTTGGTCTCCCTCCAGGCTTTAGATTTCATCCAACTGATGAGGAGCTTGTGAACTACTACCTCAAGAGGAAGGTCCATGGCCTCAGCATCGACCTCGACATAATCCCAGAGGTAGACCTCTACAAATGTGAGCCCTGGGAGTTGGCAG AGAAATCCTTCCTGCCTAGTAAAGACTCTGAGTGGTACTTCTTTGGGCCAAGGGATAGGAAGTATCCAAATGGATGCCGCACAAACCGCGCAACGAGAGCAGGATACTGGAAATCAACAGGGAAAGATCGGCGGATCAACTACCAGAGCAGATCAATTGGTATGAAGAAGACACTAGTCTATTACAAAGGTCGAGCTCCTCAGGGGATCAGAACCAGTTGGGTGATGCATGAGTACCGCATCGAGGAAAGCGAATGCGAGAACGCCATGGGGAATCAG gacTCCTATGCACTATGTCGGATTTTTAAGAAGAATGTTATATTGGGTGAATTTGGCAAGCAAGGAGAGTGCAGTTCATCACAGGCTAAAGGAAATCAAGAACAAGTTAAAGATTTAGGGGATGCTGGACAATCCTCAGGAGCAACTGAGAATGATAAAGACAATTCATGGATGCAATTCATAGCAGAAGATCTATGGTGCACCAACAAACTAAAGTGA